In Candidatus Abyssobacteria bacterium SURF_5, the genomic stretch GATACCAAAAGAAAGGTCGTAGAGATATAGTGTGCCTTCGTAATCCAGAAAGTTTACACAATGCCCATCATAGAGTCCAAACCTATATGCTTTTCGTGTCTCCTCCCGCACATCATCGAAACCAGAGCCTTCGCCGAACCAGCGCGGGCAAGGATAGGCTGAGTCAACCTCCTTCATTTCCAGAAAAGATACGGTTGGATAGCTACCGGTGGGCTCGTCGCGCCCCAGCCCAGGATCGAAGAAAATGGTGTGATACCACTTGAACTCGATGAACATATCAGAAGGCCACAGTTCCCAACAACTCCTCTCCACATATACGCCCTGCGTAGCGCAAGCATCATAGAAAACCTCTTTCATTCCTCCGCACATGCCTTCTCCATAGCAGAGCACGTCATCGGTGGTATAGCCCGGATTATCCCCGCAATACTTGATCACTCCCGTGGAGACAAATCCCTGGAATATAGCATCAGCTATCGCCTTGTCATTTATTGGCTCAGGCAGGGCGTCACACCAATCAGTAGTCCAGACTACCAACGGAAAATAGAGGTTCGGCTCTACTGGAGGCTTGTTCAGTCTATAGATCTTATGGGTGGAGGAGCCTATTTTTTGCCATGGATTTAAGTAAGTCTTGTAGCCCCATGTCCACAGGACGTCCTCGACCCCGATTGTATTTGCCAAAGGCTCCAGCGTTTTCATCGTTACTACCTGCGAATATCCCCCATAGAAAAAAGCCAGCTCCGGTCCTAGTCCACCCAAACTGCCCTTCGCTGCGACTACGGCAGCCGACACCGTCCCCCATCGTAACCGAAAGATCACTTTTACGGTCACATAAGAACCCCGTGCATAGGCAGCCGATTCAGCCAAAATCTCACCCGTACATGGGTCCTTAACCGTGATCTGATCTGGATCTTGTCCCCAGCCGAAAGAAATGATATATGGCACGATTTGAGGACCGCCGGAAGTCACGTTTTCACTCCATTCCAGCGCGAGAACGGCTTCATTCGCTGGCACGAGGAAAAAAGCCAGAAACAGGGCCACAATTAATGTCCGCTTTGAAAGAATGGCACCCATCTTTTATCTTCCTTCCTATAAATCGCTTTTCTTTTTGAAGCCCGATCGTGCAACAGGCGCTGTGCGAAAACTTAGCGCCGGCAGCCTCTCAATAAGAATCCGTGCGAATCTTATCCTGTGGCTGAAGCATCATATTCATATGCACTGGTAATTGTCAAGCAAACAATTGATACTTTTCCTGAGATTTCAAGTTAAGATATTGATTTATATTGCTTTAAAAGAGATCATAAAGCGAAATAGTGAAATCAGTGATCCCATTTGACATCCCCCTTTTCCTTTCGATAAAATTTACTCCTCCTTGAGAACCAGACAAAAAATTGGGGGGTGCTATGTATCTGGCGCAGCAGGTGCTTCCTATGCGGAACCTATCGCGTGCCTGACAAATCAGGCGGCGCCTGACGTTGCAGGCTATACGGTCATCGCGCGAGATGGCAGGCGCGCCGCCAACCGGCGCCATGGTCGTGGACCTTAAAGGGAAGCTATGACTCCTCGTTCTGCGAATGGACGGAACAAGGTTCTTCCCCGCACAAATTTTCCGCAGCCCGCTGAGCGGCTGAAGAGGAGGGAGCGAGATGAAACTGTTCACAAAGGCGTTTTTCACTCTAACCATTTCTTCGTTGTTAGTTACCGGCGCAATGGCTCAGGACCTCGAATGGGATAAATGTTTCGGGGGATACAGCGAGGACGTGGGCAGAGCCGTTCAGCAAACCAGTGACGAAGGATATATCGTCGCAGGGTACACCTTTTCCACCGGCGCGGGTGCAGCCGATGTCTGGCTCATCAAGACGGACGCGGGCGGAAATAAGCAGTGGGACAAGACCTTTGGCGGGGTCGAATCCGACTGGGCCACGAGTGTACAGCAGACGCTTGACGGCGGCTACATTATCTCCGGTGTCACCTACTCTTTCGGCGCCGGCGAGCACGACGCATGGCTTATCAAGACCGATGCTCTCGGAAATAAACAATGGGATAAGACATTTGGTGGAAGTCTTTCCGATTTCGGTCACTCCGTCCAGCAGACGCTTGATGGCGGATATATCATGGCCGGAATGCTTGACCATGATTTTTGGTATGGAATAGGCGGTGACTTCTGGCTTATAAAGACGGACGCAAGTGGAAACAAAGTGTGGGACAAGATGTTTGGCGGATACAATTGGGACGAAGCCTTCAGCGTTCAACAAACGGTTGAGGGAGGTTACGTCATCGCCGGCACAACAGGGTCTTTTGGCGCGGGCAGCTACGATGCATGGCTTATCAAGACAGATGCTAACGGAAATGAGATCTGGAATAGAACCTTCGGAGGATCAGGCTGGGATGACGCCTACTGTGTCCGCCAAACCGCCGATGGCGGCTTCATTATCGCCGGCAACATGTGGCCCGTGGGAATGAGTGTCGATTTCTGGCTGATCAAGACCGACGCCGACGGGCACGAACAATGGCAAAGAACTTTCGGCGGCACGGAATTTGACAAAGCGTATTCCCTTGAATTAGCTGCCGACGGCGGCTATATCATGGGAGGGTTCACTTGGTCGTATGGAGCAGGCACGATTGATCTTTGGCTGGTCAAAACCGACGCCAGCGGGCTGAAGGAGTGGGACCAGACGTTCGGAGCAGCAGCCTTCGATTACGGATACGACGTCGGAACAACGTCCGACGGCGGCTATATCGTCACCGGCTTCACGGAGTCATATGGGGCGGGTTTGGCCGACGTTTGGCTGCTGAAAGTCAGTTCTGATCTAACTCGTATAAGTCTTATATCGCCGGATAATTTGGCCGTCCTAACGGCTCCTCCGAACTTTGAATGGGCGGCGTACGGAGGAATCAGCAATGCCTTTGCCGTCGACCTGAGTTTCTTGTCCGATTTCACGTCGTTCTATTCAACCTATGAGCATCTCCACCAGATCATTTACGGTGACACCTGGACCATGCCTCCCGGAATCTGGAACAGGATTCCGACGGGGACGCCGATATACTGGCGCGTTCGCGGCGTCGATCTCGACCATGACCCGTTGACCGTCATCACCAGCGACGAGGTCTGGTCGTTTAATAAAGAGTAGCAGGACAGCATAAGTAGACAGCGAATCAGTCTACAGTCCACAGTCCACAGTCTGCAGGGAAGGAATTTTTCGATCCGCAGACGGCGTCCCGGAGCTCGATCCGCAGATTGCGCTGATCCCGGATCGGGTCCGGGACAAGCTTTCACTGATTGAAAACAAAGACTCATTCGACCACGAATTCGCACGAATTGAGCGAATTCAAGAGGAACATCCTTGGACCACGGATTAGCACGAATTTGAAAAACAGCTAACAACCCTCGGTCCATAATTCATCCCGCGAGACGCAGGGCGGAAACGATTTACGATCCGCTGATTGGGCAGATTCTTGAGGATGATTGGAACCGCCTGACCTGCCACGCTTCGCGTGGTGAACGCTGATGAACGCCGACAAGAGAGGCGGACTTCAGGCGGTGGGCTTTAGGGATAGGAACAGCCCAACAATCCCATTATCTTCCCTCAATCTTAAAATCACTGCGCATATCCCCATGTAATTTCTCAAATCTTCTTCAAACAGTTTATAATAGTACAGTCCAAGATTATTAATGGTCTCTGAATCCCACCAAGTATTTATTAACTCATGCTAAGCGTTGTCAATATCTCCAAGGTCTATGGCGAGCAGGTGCTCTTCAGTGGCGTCAATTTCAATGTCGGCGCCCGTGATCGTATCGCCGTCATCGGTCCCAATGGTTCCGGAAAAACCACCCTTTTCGAAATACTGGCGGGTAATGTTGTTCCCGATTCGGGCAGCCTCGCCATGCGGAAGGATGTTACGATAGGCTATGCTCGTCAGGAAATTACGCCTTTCGCCCATGAACGACTGCTTCCCCATGTCGCTCATGCTTCTACCCGGATAGCCGGGCTTGAGCACCGCATTCATGTGCTTCAGGAAGCTCTCACCGAAAACAGCGATGATGAGGATACTGAAGAACTTTTACGCGAACTCGGTGAATTGCAGCATAAATATGAGTTTGCCGGCGGCTACCATGTTGAGCATGAGGCTGAAGAGGTCCTTACTGGTCTGGGATTCAGGGAAATGGATTTCCTCCGACCCTTAAGCGAGTTCAGTGGCGGAACTCTGATGCGGGTGACTCTGGCCAAGCTGCTGGTGTTGAACCCGGATATGCTTCTCCTGGACGAACCCACCAACCACCTCGATTTGGAATCCTGCATCTGGTTTGAAGAATACCTGAAGTCATACCAGGGCGCCGTCATGGTCACTTCCCATGATCGAGCCTTTCTCAATCGGGTAGCCCATAAAATAATTTCCATTGAGAGGGATGACGTTATTTTCTATCGCGGCACCTATGATGATTTTATTGTGGCTCGTGAGCAAGACCTGGCTACCCGAGAAGCTACCGCCCGCCGACAAGAGATCAAAATCAGGAAGGAAATGCGCTTTATCGAGAAGTTCCGTTATAAAGCCAGCAAGGCCGCCCAGGTGCAAAGCCGGATCAAAGCGCTTGCCAAGATCGAACGGATCGAGGTTCCACGGGCGACCCGTAAGATTCACTTCAATTTTCCGGATCCGGAACGGAGTGGGGATGAGGTTATCAGTCTCAATCAGATTGCCAAGTCCTATGACGGTAACGTCGTTTATCGGGACTTGAATCTGAAGCTGCGGCGGAACGATCGTGTTGCGCTGGTAGGTCCTAACGGGGCGGGGAAAACTACTTTGTTGAAAATATTGGCGGGGGTGCTGCCGTTTGATTCGGGAGAACGCAAATTGGGGGCCAATGTTTCCACGGCTTACTACGCTCAATATCAACTGGAGCTTCTGAACCCGGAAAATACGGTTCTGGAAGAACTGCGACGGGTAGCCCCCGGTGAATCCGAACAAAATCTGCGGGGGCTTTTGGGGGCTTTTCTTTTCAGCGGGGATTCCGTCCTCAAAAAAGTAGAGGTTCTTTCCGGAGGTGAGAAAAGCCGGCTTTCTCTTGCTAAAATGCTGGTGTGCCCGGCCAATTTCTTACTGATGGATGAGCCTACCAATCATCTCGATATTGCCTCGCGGGAAATGTTGAGTGATGCCCTTGATGCTTATCATGGCACTCTCTGCTTTATCACCCACGACCGGACGCTTATTCGCGAAGTTGCCAACAAAATCATTGAGATCCGGAACGGTGTTGCTTCCGTTTATGCCGGCAACTATGATGAATTCCTGGCGTGGAAGGATCGAGCGGCCATCCTCGAAGAAGAAAAATCCCTTCCCATCCCCGGTACTTCTGACGCAATCTCGCAACGGGAATTACAGCGCCGGCGTAAAGCCGCTGAAGGTGACTTGCGCAATGATTATTACCGCGTCAGTTCTCCTCTAAAAAAGCGAATAGAGGAAATAGAAGCTGAGCTTGGTAAATTGGAAGCTGAATTCAAGGAATTAGAAGAATATTTCGCGCATCCGGAAGGTTATGGGGATGCTGATGAGCTGAAGGCTGCTACCCGCAGACACGGCGAATTGAAGAAGATGATACCGGAGCTGACTGATGAGTGGGAACGGCTTTCCCTCGAGGCGGAATTGAAGAGACAGGAATTCGAGGAAGCGAAAAAGAAACTGGAAGCAGAGTATGAGAGATAAAAAATACCCAGAGGTGGGATCATCCATTACGCCGGTTGTGGAAAAGGAATTTCCGGTGGAGTCGGAGATGGCAGGCTTGT encodes the following:
- a CDS encoding ATP-binding cassette domain-containing protein, translating into MLSVVNISKVYGEQVLFSGVNFNVGARDRIAVIGPNGSGKTTLFEILAGNVVPDSGSLAMRKDVTIGYARQEITPFAHERLLPHVAHASTRIAGLEHRIHVLQEALTENSDDEDTEELLRELGELQHKYEFAGGYHVEHEAEEVLTGLGFREMDFLRPLSEFSGGTLMRVTLAKLLVLNPDMLLLDEPTNHLDLESCIWFEEYLKSYQGAVMVTSHDRAFLNRVAHKIISIERDDVIFYRGTYDDFIVAREQDLATREATARRQEIKIRKEMRFIEKFRYKASKAAQVQSRIKALAKIERIEVPRATRKIHFNFPDPERSGDEVISLNQIAKSYDGNVVYRDLNLKLRRNDRVALVGPNGAGKTTLLKILAGVLPFDSGERKLGANVSTAYYAQYQLELLNPENTVLEELRRVAPGESEQNLRGLLGAFLFSGDSVLKKVEVLSGGEKSRLSLAKMLVCPANFLLMDEPTNHLDIASREMLSDALDAYHGTLCFITHDRTLIREVANKIIEIRNGVASVYAGNYDEFLAWKDRAAILEEEKSLPIPGTSDAISQRELQRRRKAAEGDLRNDYYRVSSPLKKRIEEIEAELGKLEAEFKELEEYFAHPEGYGDADELKAATRRHGELKKMIPELTDEWERLSLEAELKRQEFEEAKKKLEAEYER